TGGTGACACTAATTGAACCAGGCCTGGATACTGGACCCAAGCTGGATCAATCAGATTCCCTTCCTTGGTAATCTGAACTTGGAACACTGAATATAATTTATTCAGAAAGTAGTGGAAGACCAAGAGGTGACACTTGAGGTTGGGGTCAGCTCAGAGCCAAATGCAAATATAGCAAGCAGCtctgctgaggaaaaaaaatagggtACGCTAAAAAAGCATGGTAGAGGTGAGTGAGACCGGGTGGTTTCCCAGTGTTGGGAGACAATTCTCCATGGCCTCTCCATTTCTGCACATCTTGTGAGCTGAGACTGACAGCATCTCCTCTGAACTATCCTTTCAAAGATGTTTGTCCAGCAAGAACCTCAGGAAACGGAAATACTGTCTCCTTCTGCAGCAGAAGATTAGTATTCAGATCAGGGTGATAAAGATGGTATTTTTCTCTGGGATAAGGGTTGGGAAAGTTTGCTATTAGCCCCTTGTAAGATTAAGACTTCTCAGTGCTGTGCAGTGTCCACGTGGACCCACCCCCGTACCTTGAGCTGTGGGAGTGGGAAGAGGGGTAAGGGGAAATGGTGCCCACACTGACTGCTGGGCCCTAAGTAATGAAGCCCTAGGTCTCTAACCGAGGAGTGTCCTGTCTTTTGCCAGCATCCATGAAATTGTGGGAGGCTACCTGGTTCATTCTCAAATAAATCTTCAGCCCTTCATAGTCCTTGACAAAGCGTTAAGAAATTGACTATTTAGTGAGTGACTCAAACTATGCAGGAAATAACAGGTAGAGAGCACGGTgtactaacaaaacaaaaatccatttcTAAACTGAGAAGTTTCTAATCCATTTAGAACCATTCTTATAATGAGCTCGTTTAGCTTCCAGGTAGATTTGCAAGAACTTGTATTgagtgtattttttaaactatgcaTTATACTCTGAACACTGAAAAGGCAGTTTTCTAAGTATTGATTCCTGTGTCATTCAATTATGAGAGCATTTGGGtttcaaaaatgtttcaaatgcCCCTGTAATTTTCCTTGTGGGGTGGTGGGAGGAGCGAAAGGTTGCTTTCCCTGTTAGTAAAATGCCTAGGAACAGAAGGTCTGAATTAATAGCCTCATTCCCACAATCACAAAGATTATAAGGATAAGTTTGAGAATGTAAAAGGTTCAGGATCCTAGGCTAAGCATGTTATGtatgttaaatgaataaactgtTTTGAACAGAGTTGAGCACATAGTAAGTGCAGCACAAATGCTTGCTATTCTTATCATTACCTTATCTCATTCAATGAAATACAAACTCTTGTGTTCATCTCTCAGAGATGAGAAAATCGAGGGTTAAAGAGGtcagtaatttgcccaaggacaGTGGTAAGAATATTTTAGGCTGCAAGTAAtagaaaatgcaacaaaacacTAACGTTAATTGTTTTATGCAGCAAGAAGTTCAGGTTGGCTGCCTTGTCAGCTCTCACTATGATCAAGTAGCCTGGTTCCATTCTGCTGTCTTCCCTGTCATCTTCAGTGGCTCGGTTATCACACTGGACAAGCTTCTCACCTCATGGTCACAGGGTGGCTGCAAGAGCCCAACCTCTCCTAGAAGCTGTCTCTGCAAATTTCCCTGCATGTCTCATCAGTCATGGTTGGGCCACGTGCCCACCCCTGAAGTGATCTGAGGTCCCGGAGAGGAAACCGATGTGAGCACACAGGTACATTTAAAGTGCAATCTTAAACAAAATCGGGGATTGGTCCACAAGGAAGAAGAGACAGTGGAGCTTGGAAGGTATGCAACCATGGCTGAGACTGCAAGAGCCACGGTGGAACTCCAGGCTTTAAAGGTTCTACCCTTAACCTCAAAGGTTCCACTTTCCATTGTGATGAAAGCATTTCAGGTTTGCACTGCCCAGCTTGGCAGCAGCAGCCTCACATGAccactgagcacttgaaatacaGTTAATATGCTAAGAAAgcccatttaaatttttaatttcaatttgctTAAATTCAAAGAGCCACAGGGGTCTAGCGGCTCCTGTATTGACAGCACAGGGCCATCTTGTTAGTGGCATCATTTATCACCCTGGGCAGCACTGCTATGGGAATAGCCATATCCTGTAGGTCTATAATGCAGTAGAAATAGAATGTGTGGTGCGAAtggaacttaaaattttaagtagccacaggaaaaaaaaaaaaagagagagagagagaaacaagtaaAATTCATTTCATAATATGCTTTatctctattttcaaaatattgtcaTCTCGACATgtaagaaatataagaagtattgagatattttacattcttttgttCATCATAAGTGTTTGAGATCCCATGTGCATCTGACACAGCACCTGACTTCGAACTCACCACATTGTGAGTGCCCCATAGCCCACGTGGCCATGGTTTAGAGATTTCAGAACACATTCATGGAAAATTCTCTTGCCTGATCCTCATTCACTACCCTGGGAAGTGGCCAGATAAGGAAGCAAGGCCCAGAAGGGCTcagccagtggttctcagactCCAGAGTCATTGCGTCCCTGGAGGGCAGGTTAACTCACAGACGACTGGGCCCTGCCCTCTGCATTTGCCATCCAGCAGGTCTGGGCGGGCGCCAGGATGTGGATTCCTAAAAGGAGAGGCTGATGCTGCCAGTCTGGGGTCACATTTTGAGAAGCATTGCTCCAAGGGCCCCACCCACGCTCACACCCCAGTAAGTAGATGGCTCAGAATTGAAATCCTTGCTTTCCATCTTACATCTCATTCTCTTTATATGCACAGCCATGAAGCCAGGTTGCTAAGACAGTCTGAAAACAACTACCAAAGAACAGAGGTGCTGCTCATAGTTACCCCAATGTGCTGCAGCCCCTGTCCTCCAGCCAGTGACAGCAGAGTGACCTCATTTGGATACTTTGTAAGCATTGGACCAGTGTGACCTATCCCAGTCCTGTGCCTTTCTCTGGCTGACTTTTCTTTTATCTCATGTGACTGTGGGTTCAATTTCTTTAAAGGAAATCAtttaatgaaatcttttttttttttttttttttttttttttgagacgaagtcttgctctgtcgcccaggctggagtgcagtggcgcaatcttggctcactgcaagctctgcctcccgggttcacgccattctcctgcctcagcctcccgagtagctgggactacaggcgcccgccgcctcgcccggctaattttttgtatttttagtagagacggggtttcaccgtgttagccaggatggtctcgatctcctgacctcgtgatccacccgtctcggcctcccaaagtgctaggattacaggcgtgagccaccgcgcccggctcatttaaTGAAATCTTAAGAAAGCCCTCACCTTTATATCTGGTATAACAGTTGAGTTTTTGGGGTAGAGCTGAGGGCTCTATCATTGCAATATCTAGGGTGTCCCTGGAGTTCAGATGGGAATCTGAAGACACTTTCCTGTTCCACACAGACGACTTCAGACAATGTCCTGCACTTAGCCATGGGTAAATCATGCTTTTAATATGCTCAGTGGCAGAACTGGTCAAAGCCACTCTGAGCTGCTGAGAGCACTTCAGATTATTTTCCACAACAGCAGGCGATAGAAGTGGCTTTCAGGACCTGCTGTCATTGCTGCTGAGAACCAAGACTTCTCTTGGTGCACTGTGACTTGCAGGGAAAGCTGTGTCTGTCTGACCTGTGGGCCAGAGGTTCTGAAGGTTGCTTGAGGTTGCAGGTACCTCCAAGCTTGAGCAGCACTTTTGAAGTATGGAGATGGGATGCGAGTTATTCACATCTCTAACAAAGGAGCTGCTGCTTCTGGCTTCAGGAGGGGCTGAGAGTCCCCTGATTCACTGTCTCATCACTGGGCTGGAAGCTCCACAGGAATCAGTTAGGCCTGCGGGCCATGCTTTCAGCACTTGGAGGAGAAAGTCCCTTAGACTCAGTCTATCTTTGGCTCCATGCCACTCTCACAATGTACAGGGAAGCCACTTGGGCCTGATGCTGGAATTTAATCAACAGACAAGgaacaggcccctgtgtgtacTGGGCAAAAGGACGGGATGGGTGTGCTGAAAAGCATCTCACAAACAGACTTTGTTTTCCCGTGTTTTAACTCAGCGTGAAAGTTCCTCTAGGTCTCCTCTCCTGGGGGAGAAAGCTAGTGGCTTCTTTCCTGTTCCGGTGCTTCTTTAGTGTCCTGAGAGAGAACAGCTATGGACACCCAGCTGCCCCAGCCTCTTCCTGTCCCAGGGCTCCCAGGTTGCCCCTCAGCAGTCTCCAGCTTCCCACTCCTGTGAGCAGGGGCCTCTCTTTTTGGCTTTCCTGACATTTCTCCTGACCTCTTCCGCTAGCCTTCCTGAATGCACAGTAATATCTGTACATCGTAGCTGGTCCCCAAGCTgttgcctctctgtctctccatctacTGTTGCATCTGTGCACTTTAGAAGTAACAGGGAGCCTTCAAAATATATGGATGCCTGGACGCCACTCCAGATAATTCAGTTACAGTCTCTGAAGACAGGGCCCAGGCATGCATGTGTGAGGCTTTCAGGTAATGCCAGCAGGCAGCGTGTACTGGAAAACTCTGTATTGAGGTTGAGGCCCTCATGCTGCAGAGGGGACCTACAGCACAGCGAAGTAAGTTCCTGGAAGCACTAGTTTTTTGCCACATAGGGCTAATAACCCTGGGGACAGCTGTGCATGCTTCTCTTCTTAGATGCTAGCTTACTGTGCTTGGAGGTATACACAGGTGTATGGGGAGAGGAGGGCAGAATCAGGAAGCATTAGGAGAAAAACCTAAAGTAGACATGGGAAGGATTCCAGGGGCTCAGACATGAGGCAGGACAAGAAGAAATACTTTCTCAGGAAAGGGAAGGGGCCAAGTGTTCAATGGGCCGAGAGGACAGCAGAAGAGAGGAGACCAGGAGGACAAGATACGCCCAGCACTTCCACACTAAGCCCTGGAAAGGCTACCTGCAGAGGAGCCACATAAGGGTTTTCCCAAGACCAGGGTTAAAGGGAAAAGCCCCTAAACTCCTCTTCCCTCCCAAATCTGAGGTTGCCCTTGTTCCCTTCCACCAAAGGATGTTGCCAAGTAGAATGACAAAGGTGccatctccttcctctttctgagGGAAGGGTCTCTCTCTTAAGGACAAAGATGCGAAGAGTCTCTCTCTTAGGGACAAAGAGGAAAGGACAGACCAACCTACAGAGTGGAGGAGTGCTAGACCAAATCCTCCCAATACATCTATTTGAGTGACAGAGAACGGGGACAGTGGTTGAGGTCAACCATGGAGCTGCACTGTCGCTAATCAGCCCATGCTCCCATCCCACGCCTGGACAAACAGCAATCGGCAGCTCCCCCACCCCCGCAGCCTTGGAAAGGCCTCCTCCAGTTGCATCCCGACTCCCTCCTCTCCATCACTGTCCCAGCTACCCAGCGGAAAGCTGAGGCCCCATCCCCCAGGTAGCCAATTCTAGACCCACCAAAAGCCCTTATGGGCTGTGCTGGGGACTAAAGGGGGCCACTATCTCACAGAGATGGGGCCAAAGACAGTCAGCCTCCTAAAAGTCAGCGCTACTTTAAGAATAACTTTCCCAGGCCGATCCCCAGTTCAGGAACGTTGCTGCGCCCTGTGTCAGCTAGAGGGACTAGGGCTGGAGCTGGCGGCTGCTCCTGGGTGTCCAGCCCAGGGGTGAGTGAACTCACTATCTCTAGAGTTTAGCTGGAGAAGGGGAATTCCAGGCCGGAACCACTTTCTTTCCCGACCTCTCAACCGCAGTCCTCCCCAGGCACATTTCAGAGGCCAGGGATGGAGACGCAGTCACAGAGTGAAGTTTCCGAGATGTCCGGCTCCCGTAGCTTCTGCCAGTTCCTGAGGGAGCTAGCACAGGCTTGGCCTTCTTTGATGGCATCTCTACCTTCACCTGTCCATCTCCATTCCTTGTGCCCACCCCACCTCAACTGCTCGGAGACAGAAGTTAAAAGGTCCGGCATCTGCAGTTGTCCGGGGTGGGTTGGGGAGCAGGGAAAGGAATGGTGAGCGGTGGGGAAAACGACATCCTGACAGACCTGAAATTCACCAAGAGGCCAGTGGAAGCCTCAGGTTCCGCCTCTGTCAAATGGACCCAGCCATGGGCCAGGATGGGTCGTCGCGAGGATTAAAGGGCAGGGTGAGGGGATGTCAAGTGCAAGGCAAGTGTCTCCGAGGTTCCAGGTGGTCCCTGACCAATTCCGGGCACATCTTTACCCAAAGGGAGGACTCCGGGACCCCCAGTCCCGCCGCTGCAGACCCCCTGTACCAAAGCAGGGAATTGAACCTCAAAGGGCTGCTGGGGAAGACGGAATCTGAATAGAGGTGTGAAGGAAAGAGGCCAGGCGGGGGACCCCGAGAGGGCCGTACGGGGCGGGGGTTACTGTTGGCCCTGGAGCCGGACTGGATACCCGGGAACCTGGGGCAGAGTAGGCAGCAGGGAAGGGGCTGCGAAGGTGGGAAAACGGAGCGGGGCCGGAGAGGACTCCAGGGCTGTGTGAGGCCAGGCGCCCAGGAGCTGGGGTGCCTAGGAGCGCTGGCCACAGCGGTGCGAGCCAGGCGGGCCCCCGCAGCGGCAAGGCGCGGGGTGCGGGGATTGGCCGGCGCTCCGCGGTGCCTGCAGCTCTTCAGCGGAGCTGGGAAGAGCCGCGAGTCTGCGCGCCAGCCCCGGCCCCGGGTCCGGCGCCCGCGCTCTCTCTCGCAGCGCTAGCTccgccgcgcccggccgcccGGCGCCGGCACCCCTGGGCATGAACGCCCCCTCGACGCTGCCCCCCGGGGGCGAAGAAGAGCTGGAGACGGCCTGGCCACCCGCAGCCAATGCCAGCAGCGCTCctgcggaggaggaggaggcggtgGCGGGGCGCGGGGACGCGGGGGCGGCGGGCATGGTCGCCATCCAGTGTATTTACGCGCTGGTGTGCCTGGTGGGGCTGGTGGGCAACGCCCTGGTCATCTTCGTGATCCTTCGCTACGCCAAGATGAAGACGGCTACCAACATCTACCTGCTCAACCTGGCCGTCGCCGACGAGCTCTTCATGCTGAGCGTGCCCTTCGTGGCCTCGTCAGCCGCTCTGCGCCACTGGCCTTTCGGCTCAGTGCTGTGCCGCGCGGTGCTGAGCGTCGACGGCCTCAACATGTTCACCAGCGTCTTCTGTCTCACCGTGCTCAGCGTGGACCGCTACGTGGCGGTGGTGCACCCTCTGCGCGCGGCTACCTACCGGCGGCCCAGCGTGGCCAAGCTCATCAGCTTGGGCGTGTGGCTAGCGTCCTTGCTGGTCACTCTCCCCATCGCCATCTTCGCAGACACCAGACCGGCTCGCGGCGGCCAGGCCGTGGCCTGCAACCTGCACTGGCCACACCCGGCCTGGTCGGCAGTCTTCGTGGTCTACACTTTCCTGCTGGGCTTCCTGCTGCCGGTGCTGGCCATCGGCCTGTGCTATCTGCTCATCGTGGGCAAGATGCGGGCCGTGGCCCTGCGCGCTGGCTGGCAGCAGCGCAGGCGCTCGGAGAAGAAAATCACCAGGCTGGTGCTGATGGTCGTGGCCGTCTTTGTGCTCTGCTGGATGCCTTTCTACGTAGTGCAGCTGCTGAATCTCTTTGTGACCAGCCTTGATGCCACCGTCAACCACGTGTCCCTCATCCTCAGCTATGCCAACAGCTGCGCCAACCCCGTACTCTATGGTTTCCTCTCCGACAACTTCCGCCGATCCTTCCAGCGGGTTCTCTGCCTGCGCTGCTGCCTCCTGGAAGGTGCTGGCGGTGCTGACGAGGAGCCCCTGGACTACTATGCCACTGCTCTCAAGAGCAGAGGTGGGGCAGGGTGGATGTGCCCCCCGCTCCCCTGCCAGCAGGAACCCCTGCAACCAGAGCCCAGCCACAAGCGCATCCCCCTCACCAGGACCACCACCTTCTGAAGAGCCCTTCCCCTACCCGTCCTGCGTGGCCACCTCCCAAGAGGTCGGCGCCATTCCTACAGCCCGAAGACTGCATCTCCTGGATGCTCACCTAAGCTCCACCATCTGTTCCTTCCGGCAGCCCATGTACCTGCCAGAGAGTGTCAGAACTCTTCTGCTGCTCTCCTCTCCCCTGCACTCTGGCTTTCGGAAGGATGCTTCCATATGGGTAGGACTCCTCTGGGAACTGGGCTAGGATATTAATCATTCCTGAATCTCTGGCTGTTCTTCAAGGACTGGGAAGCAGGAGGTGGTGAGAAATGAACGGCCCCTGTGTGTGACTGGTTACAACCACTGCTTGGGAGAGGACTCAAGAGGGTGGAGGGAGGTAGCACCCTTCCTCTCTGCAGACACTCTGCCTTGTGGTGGGAGCACAGCTTGtacaggagaaaggaggaaggaagatgcCCCCAAGCACCTGCCCTCTATATCTCTTCCTGGGCTCTTGTTAAGTGAGACTTATGTTAACAGCCAGGGGCACTTGCTTCCCTCCCCACTCACCCCTCACTTGGGAACACCTGCTTGCTGTCACAGCTGTCTCCCTGGGTTGCCCCGAGCCGGGAGCAGTCTTCCTGTGAGTAGAAAAGCTTTGGAGAGGCATGACATGGGGTTTATTGCAAGACAAAAccaggtcagtaataacaaagcAGAGATAATAAAAACCTCATCTAGCTCCTATGATGTAATTTTTTTGTCCCTGATCCTTTGGTGTGGGAACATAAGAACTCATTAAGGCAGCAATTTATACTGTGGTGGTGAGTGGGAGAGGAGCCACGGGCGGGAAAAGCCGACCAGAGAGCAGTGAGGGATGGGAACCAGCCCAGGTTTTGGATAGAGGAGGCAGCTTCACCACCCCCTATTTTAGAATATCATCGTTCAGTAAAACATCAGCCACATTAGATATTAACATGTAAGCTGAACACAGTAAAAGGCTGTATCTTTGTTGCCTGATGTGTTAACCAAAGGATAAATTATCTTTCCCACAGGGAAAGAGCTCAAGAAGAGCTTTAATTCTGCTTTCTGATAAAAGCAGGGGAGGGGACAAAGGAGAACTTGGAACACTTATGTTAGCATCTGGTGTGACAACATAGGAACATGTATGAAGTTTGGGGGGGGCCCACCTGGCTTAGCACTCAGAGACTACCTCTGAGTTTAGCCAGCCTGATTCTGGACAATCATTCTGGTGCTATGGGGAAGATGGTGTGGGGACGGGGAGAGACAGCCAAAGGGCAACACCCTGTGCTGTTCAGAGTGGTCAGCCTCACAGACCGCTCTGAGAGAATGCGTAGCCATGTCTGTACTACATACTAGAGACATGACTGTGGAATGGAAGTTTCAAAACTAAGTCACAGAACCCTCTGATCCtgcaaacacacatgcatatacacagaGCTATCAACCATCCCTAATTTGTCGGTACCCACCAGGGATACCTCGGGCATCTGGAGTAAGTCAGTCTCCATGTCTGTGGGTCTTGTGTAACCATAACTACTTGGAGGTTTTTTAAACTGCACCATTTCTTTGTTCCTCAGTGTCTGACAGTGCCTGCCAGGATGGGCACATGATAATTGTGGTTAAACGGAACTCCGAGGACCACCCAGGTTGATAGCAGTGAGGTGAGGGGTTCACAGCACTGGCAGTGGTCACCAGAGCTTCTTCCCAGCTTGTATGTGGGGTTGGGGGATCCTTTCTTTAGTGTCCCAGTGATCAGACTGGGCAAACTCTCTGATAAGCAAGGCGTGGCACCTATCGGGAGTCTTGGCAACACTAGTGTGTGGCTGCCCAGATTAGCATGGAATAAGACACATTCTATTTAGCAACGTCAACCTTTTAACTTAGTTGATGAAGGTTGAAGGAGAGGCAGCTACAGGTGATAGAAAGAAAAGTCTCTGAGAGGCAGGACACCTTAGCCTCAGCTACCCCGTGAGCAGtgatttaacttctctaagcctcagtttcccacttGAAATATGCGCCAAGGGAAGTTTCAAGTTTTGAGCTCTTTCCAGCTGTAAACTCTGCTGGCAGAGACACCGGGGAGACACACGAATCAgatggtgggagggtgggagataGCACACTTCTCTGCTTAGTCCTCTTTCCATCACCGCTGGAAAATGAACGTGAACACTGCCCTTGACTCTGCAGTCATAAGTCATGAGGATGGAggcagggtggaggtggggggtgaGCCCACCCACTGCTCTCTTCTTCAGCTTCAAGTCCTTTTCAATTCCCTGGCAGCAGCAAGGCACCCTGAACACTTGTCGGGGCTGTGTTTAGAGCCCATCAACAGTGCTGCCAGCTTTACTTCCATCAACCCCAGGCTTTTGTAACAACTGGTTGCATGAAACCCTCCCTTGTAGTTTGTGTACAGAAGATTGCAATGAATTGAAGTCATGAGCCATACAGCCAGGATCCTGAAAGCCACTGACATACGTCACCTGCCTGGGAGACTTGCTTCGATGGTCATCTTGTTCTACCTACTAAGGCCAGGAGTCATAGCTATTGACATCGTtgtgaataaaaacattttctgccACAGGTGGAAAAAGCCTTTTctcatccctccatccatcagagatcttgctttttcttttaaaaattgtctttaattTACTGTTCCATGACAAGTCAGGTGTTCCGTTTTCCCAGATGGTCAGGGAAGATGGTATTTGGACATGACAGGCTCTCACTCAACAGGATACTTGCCCAGTTTGTCAGCTCTGATCTGTGAGCAAAGATGCATATGACTTTCGCACTCGTCTGTGAAATATTAGCTTCACTTTCGTTAAAGGCATCATAGCTAGCATTCCTTAGGTGCTAGAGGTGGATGAAAAGGATCAACTAAATGCAGCATGTTTCGGCCGCACTGCCTCAGAAACCAGACATGAATCCTAGCAGATGTGGGCATTGACTCTCTTCTCTGAGAAGATGGAGGTAGTGAATCACCGCTGTCTCCCACATTCTCATTCCATAAGTAGATGACAGCATAGCCTCGGATTCCTTAAGGACAAATGTTAGAATCCTAGGGCTGTGTTTTCTGAGACAGCTCCACCATGGTGTACGCCATCAACCAGCAGCACACCCTGGAAACTGTCTTGCTGACTAGCATGCAGGGGAGTATACATGCGGACAGTTTGCTGAGTGCTTCTCTCAGGCAGTGCAATAGGTTTTGAGACAAAATGATGAATCTACAAAGGCAGcttctgccttcatggagcttggAGGTTTAGTGGCAAAAGATATGCATTAATCAAATAAGCACAGAAATGAGAGTACAGTTCTAAACCTAAATAAACACTATACAGGAAAGGAATATGCTTTCTAAGAGATGATAAAAGAAGCTGCCCTTGACTCAGAGTAGGCTTCCCCCAGGAAAATGACTGGAGATGACCTCCTCTGAAGGGTACCTGGGCATTAACTAGGAAAGGAAGCGGCGGGGCACAGGGTGTTCCTGTAAGCTCTAAgcaaagggaacagcatgtgcaaagggcCTGCAGTGGAAGGCACCGAAGGGCTCAATGTGACCTACAGACCACAGGGGCATGTGAGGCACTAGCAGGCACATGAGTAGGAGCCCAACGCCTTCTATGCCACCTCAAGGATGAGGACTTTGCCCTAAGAGCCAGGGGTCAGTGGTGGCAAGCTCTAATGAGGAGCTTGGGTCTGCCTAGTAAAAGAAGCCTATCAAAAGCTCTGGGGTCCTTGTGAAATTGAGGCTCACATGCCTCTGCTCTTCAGGGAGGGGTTGATCATGTCCTTCTTTCCAACTTTCATCAACTTTATATCAACTGAAAGGCAGGGTCCTCAATCCTGTGAAGGAATGGACTTTAGTGCTTAACAATGGGGCACTTTCTGAAATGAGGGAGAACTTATGTAAAAAAATGCCTAGAATGGGAGTATTGActttctacaaataaaaacatgtgGCTTCCTATTGTCAAAAGACACCATGAGCATCCACCTGCTGCAACATAGCACTTGAAATGACTGGATTCCTGGGGCTCTATCTGCCTAGAGAGTGGGGCTTCCAAAGGTCAAAACTCACCCAATGTGGATGTGTGTAGAAGGGGAGAGAGGACAGATTGAGAGGCATGCAGACCAGGGCCTAGTCCTGGCTCTCCCACTTCCAGCCCACAGTGGCCCAGGGAAGGCTGCATTCCTGTGTGGAGAGGACAGAGCGACAGTATCCACCTGCAGGTGCACAGTGACACACAAAGTCCATGTTCCTGGCCCAGGGGAGGTAGGTTTACCATTCAAATGGTGACTGCTTCATGacacagaaggaggaagagggagctgGTGCAGAGTTGGgtgtctttttttcattttttttaaaaatcagactttCATTAGTGTTCTGAGGAGgctgtaatttctttttaatctatttttaattgaagtataatttacatatggtAGAGTGTTCTCTTTTTAGTTGTATGGTT
This genomic interval from Theropithecus gelada isolate Dixy chromosome 10, Tgel_1.0, whole genome shotgun sequence contains the following:
- the SSTR4 gene encoding somatostatin receptor type 4, translated to MNAPSTLPPGGEEELETAWPPAANASSAPAEEEEAVAGRGDAGAAGMVAIQCIYALVCLVGLVGNALVIFVILRYAKMKTATNIYLLNLAVADELFMLSVPFVASSAALRHWPFGSVLCRAVLSVDGLNMFTSVFCLTVLSVDRYVAVVHPLRAATYRRPSVAKLISLGVWLASLLVTLPIAIFADTRPARGGQAVACNLHWPHPAWSAVFVVYTFLLGFLLPVLAIGLCYLLIVGKMRAVALRAGWQQRRRSEKKITRLVLMVVAVFVLCWMPFYVVQLLNLFVTSLDATVNHVSLILSYANSCANPVLYGFLSDNFRRSFQRVLCLRCCLLEGAGGADEEPLDYYATALKSRGGAGWMCPPLPCQQEPLQPEPSHKRIPLTRTTTF